Proteins encoded together in one Euzebyales bacterium window:
- a CDS encoding transposase yields MSIVTHPGATFVGLDVHKNSISVGVLRPGEVSPDVDRIFHDEPSIRRLVAGFADPQLLRVCYEAGPTGYGLARLLAGMGVACQVIAPALIPKAPGDRVKTDRRDCRRLARLYRAGELTAIRIPTEREEAVRDLCRARADMVTDRHRARRRLLSFLLRHGHSTGRARRGPPRMSGGWPVCGSPTRR; encoded by the coding sequence ATGAGCATTGTGACGCATCCCGGGGCGACGTTCGTGGGATTGGACGTGCACAAGAACTCGATCTCGGTGGGGGTGCTACGACCGGGAGAAGTCAGTCCGGACGTGGATCGGATCTTCCACGACGAACCCTCGATCCGGCGGCTCGTCGCGGGGTTCGCCGACCCGCAGTTGCTGCGGGTGTGCTACGAGGCGGGACCGACCGGGTACGGGCTGGCGCGGCTGCTGGCCGGCATGGGCGTGGCATGTCAGGTGATCGCGCCGGCGTTGATTCCCAAGGCGCCGGGGGACAGGGTCAAGACCGACCGTCGTGACTGCCGGCGGCTGGCTCGGCTGTACCGTGCGGGCGAGTTGACCGCCATTCGCATCCCGACCGAGCGCGAGGAAGCCGTCCGCGATCTGTGCCGCGCGCGGGCTGACATGGTTACCGACCGCCACCGTGCCCGCCGCCGGTTGCTCAGCTTCCTGCTACGCCACGGGCACAGTACCGGCAGGGCGCGGCGTGGACCGCCACGCATGAGCGGTGGCTGGCCAGTCTGCGGTTCGCCGACCCGGCGTTGA
- a CDS encoding tyrosine-type recombinase/integrase, with protein sequence MLDIEDLTALMHSWLIHLAAQHKSPETIKSYRKGVRQFLDWSQRHGVKPALDTDTVSAFVADLLDDGKAPSTARLRQLAVRRFSAWLADEDEIDRDLLIGVKPPKLDVKVVDELDEDELRALIKACSGKTLACKRDEAIVRLMSETGARAGEIVNMHTGDVDVIRGLAVIRRGKGAKGRHIPFGPATGAAIDRYLRARRRHRHADGPRLWLGEQSRGFTYDALYKSLKTRARAAGIDRFHPHQLRHTWASRWLAAGGSEQGAMAVGGWSRRDMLDRYTQATTEKRAADEARRLGLGDL encoded by the coding sequence ATGCTCGACATTGAGGACCTGACGGCGCTGATGCACTCGTGGCTGATCCACCTCGCCGCGCAACACAAGTCGCCCGAGACCATCAAGTCCTACCGCAAGGGCGTCCGACAGTTCCTCGACTGGTCCCAACGCCACGGCGTGAAACCGGCGCTCGACACTGACACGGTGTCGGCATTCGTCGCCGACCTGCTCGACGACGGCAAGGCGCCGTCCACCGCGAGGCTGCGGCAGCTCGCGGTCCGCCGGTTCTCCGCGTGGCTCGCCGACGAGGACGAGATCGACCGGGACCTGCTGATCGGCGTCAAACCACCCAAGCTCGACGTCAAGGTCGTCGACGAACTCGACGAAGACGAGCTGCGCGCGCTGATCAAGGCGTGCTCCGGGAAGACGCTGGCGTGCAAACGCGACGAGGCGATCGTCAGGTTGATGTCGGAGACGGGCGCCCGTGCCGGTGAGATCGTCAACATGCACACCGGCGACGTCGACGTCATCCGCGGGCTGGCGGTCATCCGCCGCGGCAAGGGCGCCAAGGGCCGCCACATCCCGTTCGGACCCGCTACCGGCGCGGCGATCGACCGCTACCTCCGCGCGCGCCGTCGCCATCGGCACGCCGACGGTCCCAGGTTGTGGCTCGGCGAGCAGTCGCGAGGGTTCACCTACGACGCGCTGTACAAGTCGCTGAAGACCCGCGCCCGCGCCGCGGGCATCGACCGTTTCCACCCGCACCAGCTGCGGCACACGTGGGCGTCGCGGTGGCTGGCCGCGGGCGGCAGCGAGCAGGGCGCGATGGCCGTCGGCGGCTGGTCGCGTAGGGACATGCTCGACCGCTACACGCAGGCAACCACCGAGAAACGCGCGGCCGACGAAGCCCGCCGCCTCGGACTGGGGGACCTATGA
- a CDS encoding response regulator transcription factor — protein MAGQSGAATQPSRAQHDNPAYGPRVVSHGRFAEKASGDTAARPNLGPSHDLHAGHAVVWDRDPRTAMRIGNALRRQAHTVHVVNEPAALHRCLRHDEPDVVIVDLDEIGAIPAEVFGDVPPPIIGFTNASDPLVRTRFLDLGADDVVPAPLSIPELEARVRAVLARTRSAAEPTPETLTCGTLELDTSTSRVGVRGEWVDLTALELKLLSFLMQHPARAFSRAALLEKVWGFSLGDTSTVSVHIRRLRLKLEAEPARPVMIRTVWGVGYYLEPPK, from the coding sequence ATGGCGGGACAGAGCGGAGCGGCCACGCAGCCGTCGCGGGCACAGCACGACAACCCGGCGTATGGCCCACGCGTGGTCAGCCACGGACGGTTCGCCGAGAAGGCGAGCGGTGACACGGCGGCGCGACCCAACCTGGGGCCCTCGCACGACCTGCACGCTGGCCATGCCGTGGTCTGGGACCGCGACCCGCGGACCGCGATGCGCATCGGCAACGCGCTGCGGCGCCAGGCGCACACCGTGCATGTGGTCAACGAGCCGGCTGCGCTGCACCGGTGCCTGCGCCACGACGAGCCCGACGTCGTGATCGTCGACCTCGACGAGATCGGCGCCATCCCGGCAGAGGTCTTCGGCGACGTCCCACCCCCGATCATCGGGTTCACGAACGCGTCGGACCCCCTCGTCCGGACCCGGTTTCTCGACCTCGGTGCCGACGATGTGGTGCCGGCGCCGCTGTCGATCCCAGAGCTGGAGGCGCGTGTGCGCGCGGTGCTGGCACGGACGCGATCCGCCGCTGAGCCCACGCCCGAGACGCTGACGTGCGGGACGCTCGAGCTGGACACCTCGACCTCGCGTGTCGGCGTGCGTGGTGAGTGGGTCGACCTGACGGCGCTCGAGTTGAAGCTGCTGTCGTTCCTCATGCAGCACCCGGCGCGGGCGTTCTCGCGCGCGGCCCTGCTGGAGAAGGTCTGGGGGTTCTCGCTCGGCGACACGTCGACGGTCTCGGTCCACATCCGCAGACTGCGCCTGAAGCTGGAGGCCGAGCCCGCGCGACCGGTGATGATCCGCACCGTGTGGGGTGTCGGTTACTACCTGGAACCACCCAAGTAG
- a CDS encoding type II CAAX endopeptidase family protein produces MIDTLVIYLGALLSAAVTGSLIVLVTGSWDGPGAGLVVLSPVALLVVAVLWLRSRYGASARRVIGPSRVRWTDVGVGIGMGIACFVGGRILLVGLIALLTGLGLDVPSVQESFREIAQDRATAPALVLTAVLLAPASEELLFRGLLFQGVRARTGFWGAALASAGVFTLAHIGDGGGPLADLVIVAGILPLGVVFAAVMQWRGSLLACVTTHAVYNAGGVALLILTSGATPS; encoded by the coding sequence GTGATCGACACGCTGGTGATCTACCTGGGCGCCCTGTTGAGTGCTGCGGTCACCGGCTCGCTCATCGTCCTGGTCACTGGTTCGTGGGACGGGCCGGGGGCCGGTCTCGTGGTGCTGTCGCCGGTCGCTCTCCTGGTCGTCGCGGTCCTGTGGCTGCGCAGCCGGTACGGTGCCTCCGCGCGTCGCGTCATCGGGCCGTCGCGGGTGCGCTGGACGGATGTCGGCGTCGGCATTGGGATGGGCATCGCCTGCTTCGTCGGAGGGCGCATCCTGCTCGTCGGCCTCATCGCGCTGCTGACCGGCCTCGGCCTGGACGTGCCGTCCGTGCAGGAAAGCTTCCGCGAGATCGCGCAGGACAGGGCCACGGCGCCGGCACTGGTGCTGACGGCCGTGCTGCTGGCTCCCGCCAGCGAGGAGCTGCTGTTCCGCGGGCTGCTCTTCCAGGGCGTGCGCGCGCGGACCGGCTTCTGGGGAGCGGCGCTGGCGTCGGCCGGTGTGTTCACCCTCGCCCACATCGGCGATGGCGGCGGTCCGCTGGCTGACCTGGTCATCGTCGCGGGCATCCTGCCGCTGGGCGTCGTGTTCGCGGCCGTGATGCAGTGGCGGGGCAGCCTGCTCGCGTGTGTCACGACCCATGCCGTGTACAACGCCGGAGGCGTCGCACTGCTCATCCTGACATCCGGCGCGACGCCGTCGTGA